A portion of the Camelus ferus isolate YT-003-E chromosome 16, BCGSAC_Cfer_1.0, whole genome shotgun sequence genome contains these proteins:
- the RHOT1 gene encoding mitochondrial Rho GTPase 1 isoform X4, giving the protein MRAGRDRPLRAADMKKDVRILLVGEPRVGKTSLIMSLVSEEFPEEVPPRAEEITIPADVTPERVPTHIVDYSEAEQSDEQLHQEISQANVICIVYAVNNKHSIDKVTSRWIPLINERTDKDSRLPLILVGNKSDLVEYSSMETILPIMNQYTEIETCVECSAKNLKNISELFYYAQKAVLHPTGPLYCPEEKEMKPACVKALTRIFKISDQDNDGTLNDAELNFFQRICFNTPLAPQALEDVKNVVRKHISDGVADSGLTLKGFLFLHTLFIQRGRHETTWTVLRRFGYDDDLDLTPEYLFPLLKIPPDCTTELNHHAYLFLQSTFDKHDLDRDCALSPDELKDLFKVFPYIPWGPDVNNTVCTNERGWITYQGFLSQWTLTTYLDVQRCLEYLGYLGYSILTEQESQASAITVTRDKKIDLQKKQTQRNVFRCNVIGVKNCGKSGVLQALLGRNLTRQKKIRDDHKSYYAINTVYVYGQEKYLLLHDISESEFLTEAEILCDVVCLVYDVSNPKSFEYCARIFKQHFMDSRIPCLIVAAKSDLHEVKQEYSISPTDFCRKHKMPPPQAFTCNTTDAPSKDIFVKLTTMAMYPEDHYRDRLSRDTGNTDRIENLRKIWVFLKTAFHARLRCMCTCNRCTFCICQNFLNSDLLQSVKNKIFTAVLNRCVFAVFSSLKLEASPHFMTNSC; this is encoded by the exons ctAGAGTTGGGAAGACGTCACTGATTATGTCTCTGGTCAGTGAAGAATTCCCAGAAGAG GTTCCTCCCCGGGCAGAAGAAATCACCATTCCAGCTGATGTCACCCCTGAGAGAGTCCCCACGCACATCGTAGATTACTCAG AAGCAGAACAGAGTGATGAACAACTTCATCAAGAAATCTCACAG gCTAATGTCATCTGCATAGTTTATGCTGTTAACAACAAGCACTCTATTGATAAG gtAACAAGTCGATGGATTCCTCTCATAAATGAAAGAACGGACAAAGACAGCag GCTGCCTTTGATATTAGTTGGAAACAAATCTGATCTGGTGGAATATAGTAGTATGGAGACCATCCTTCCTATTATGAACCAGTATACAGAAATAGAAACCTGTGTGGAG tgttcAGCAAAGAACCTGAAGAACATATCAGAGCTCTTTTATTACGCACAGAAAGCTGTTCTTCATCCAACAGGGCCCCTGTACTGCCCAGAGGAGAAAGAG ATGAAGCCAGCCTGTGTAAAAGCCCTTACtcgtatatttaaaatatctgatcAGGATAATGATGGCACTCTCAATGATGCTGAACTCAACTTTTTTCAG agaATTTGTTTCAACACTCCATTAGCTCCTCAAGCTCTGGAAGATGTCAAGAATGTGGTCAGAAAACATATAAGTGATGGTGTAGCCGATAGTGGATTGACACTGAAAG GTTTCCTTTTTTTACATACACTTTTTATCCAGAGAGGGAGACATGAAACTACTTGGACTGTGCTTCGACGATTTGGTTATGACGACGATCTGGATTTGACACCTGAATATTTATTTCCCTT GCTAAAAATACCTCCTGATTGCACTACTGAATTAAATCATCATGCATATTTGTTTCTCCAGAGTACTTTTGACAAGCATGATTTG GATAGAGACTGTGCTTTGTCACCTGATGAGCTTAAAGATTTGTTTAAAGTTTTCCCTTACATACCTTGGGGGCCAGATGTGAATAACACAGTTTGTACAAATGAAAGAGGCTGGATCACCTACCAGGGATTCCTTTCCCAGTGGAC GCTCACGACCTATTTAGATGTGCAGCGGTGCCTGGAGTATTTGGGTTACCTTGGCTATTCAATATTGACTGAACAAGAGTCACAAGCTTCAGCGATCACAG taacgaGAGATAAAAAAATAGACCTTCAgaaaaaacagactcaaagaaaTGTATTCAGATGTAATGTAATTGGGGTGAAAAACTGTGGGAAGAGTGGAGTTCTTCAGGCTCTTCTTGGGAGAAACTTAACG aGGCAGAAGAAGATTCGTGATGATCATAAATCTTACTATGCGATTAACACTGTTTATGTATATGGACAGGAGAAATACTTGTTG TTGCATGATATCTCAGAGTCGGAATTTCTAACTGAGGCTGAGATCCTTTGTGATGTTGTATGCCTGGTATATGATGTCAGTAACCCCAAATCCTTTGAATACTGTGCCAGGATTTTTAAG CAACACTTTATGGACAGCAGAATACCTTGCTTAATCGTAGCTGCAAAGTCAGACCTGCATGAAGTTAAACAAGAATACAGTATTTCACCTACTGATTTCTGCAGGAAACACAAAATGCCTCCACCACAAGCCTTCACTTGCAATACTACTGATGCACCCAGTAAAGATATCTTTGTTAAATTGACAACCATGGCCATGTACCC AGAGGATCATTACAGAGACAGACTCTCCCGAGACACGGGCAACACTGATAGAATAGAGAATTTGAGAAAAATCTGGGTCTTTCTAAAAACTGCTTT CCATGCCCGGTTACGCTGTATGTGCACCTGCAACAGGTGTACATTTTGCATCTGTCAGAACTTCCTCAACTCAGACTTGCTGCAATCTGTAAAGAACAAAATCTTCACTGCAGTTCTTAACAG ATGTGTGTTTGCAGTTTTTAGTAGTCTGAAATTAGAAGCATCTCCACACTTCATGACTAATAGTTGTTAG
- the RHOT1 gene encoding mitochondrial Rho GTPase 1 isoform X7, which yields MRAGRDRPLRAADMKKDVRILLVGEPRVGKTSLIMSLVSEEFPEEVPPRAEEITIPADVTPERVPTHIVDYSEAEQSDEQLHQEISQANVICIVYAVNNKHSIDKVTSRWIPLINERTDKDSRLPLILVGNKSDLVEYSSMETILPIMNQYTEIETCVECSAKNLKNISELFYYAQKAVLHPTGPLYCPEEKEMKPACVKALTRIFKISDQDNDGTLNDAELNFFQRICFNTPLAPQALEDVKNVVRKHISDGVADSGLTLKGFLFLHTLFIQRGRHETTWTVLRRFGYDDDLDLTPEYLFPLLKIPPDCTTELNHHAYLFLQSTFDKHDLDRDCALSPDELKDLFKVFPYIPWGPDVNNTVCTNERGWITYQGFLSQWTLTTYLDVQRCLEYLGYLGYSILTEQESQASAITVTRDKKIDLQKKQTQRNVFRCNVIGVKNCGKSGVLQALLGRNLTRQKKIRDDHKSYYAINTVYVYGQEKYLLLHDISESEFLTEAEILCDVVCLVYDVSNPKSFEYCARIFKQHFMDSRIPCLIVAAKSDLHEVKQEYSISPTDFCRKHKMPPPQAFTCNTTDAPSKDIFVKLTTMAMYPEDHYRDRLSRDTGNTDRIENLRKIWVFLKTALHVTQADLKSSTFWLRASFGATVFAVLGFAMYKALLKQR from the exons ctAGAGTTGGGAAGACGTCACTGATTATGTCTCTGGTCAGTGAAGAATTCCCAGAAGAG GTTCCTCCCCGGGCAGAAGAAATCACCATTCCAGCTGATGTCACCCCTGAGAGAGTCCCCACGCACATCGTAGATTACTCAG AAGCAGAACAGAGTGATGAACAACTTCATCAAGAAATCTCACAG gCTAATGTCATCTGCATAGTTTATGCTGTTAACAACAAGCACTCTATTGATAAG gtAACAAGTCGATGGATTCCTCTCATAAATGAAAGAACGGACAAAGACAGCag GCTGCCTTTGATATTAGTTGGAAACAAATCTGATCTGGTGGAATATAGTAGTATGGAGACCATCCTTCCTATTATGAACCAGTATACAGAAATAGAAACCTGTGTGGAG tgttcAGCAAAGAACCTGAAGAACATATCAGAGCTCTTTTATTACGCACAGAAAGCTGTTCTTCATCCAACAGGGCCCCTGTACTGCCCAGAGGAGAAAGAG ATGAAGCCAGCCTGTGTAAAAGCCCTTACtcgtatatttaaaatatctgatcAGGATAATGATGGCACTCTCAATGATGCTGAACTCAACTTTTTTCAG agaATTTGTTTCAACACTCCATTAGCTCCTCAAGCTCTGGAAGATGTCAAGAATGTGGTCAGAAAACATATAAGTGATGGTGTAGCCGATAGTGGATTGACACTGAAAG GTTTCCTTTTTTTACATACACTTTTTATCCAGAGAGGGAGACATGAAACTACTTGGACTGTGCTTCGACGATTTGGTTATGACGACGATCTGGATTTGACACCTGAATATTTATTTCCCTT GCTAAAAATACCTCCTGATTGCACTACTGAATTAAATCATCATGCATATTTGTTTCTCCAGAGTACTTTTGACAAGCATGATTTG GATAGAGACTGTGCTTTGTCACCTGATGAGCTTAAAGATTTGTTTAAAGTTTTCCCTTACATACCTTGGGGGCCAGATGTGAATAACACAGTTTGTACAAATGAAAGAGGCTGGATCACCTACCAGGGATTCCTTTCCCAGTGGAC GCTCACGACCTATTTAGATGTGCAGCGGTGCCTGGAGTATTTGGGTTACCTTGGCTATTCAATATTGACTGAACAAGAGTCACAAGCTTCAGCGATCACAG taacgaGAGATAAAAAAATAGACCTTCAgaaaaaacagactcaaagaaaTGTATTCAGATGTAATGTAATTGGGGTGAAAAACTGTGGGAAGAGTGGAGTTCTTCAGGCTCTTCTTGGGAGAAACTTAACG aGGCAGAAGAAGATTCGTGATGATCATAAATCTTACTATGCGATTAACACTGTTTATGTATATGGACAGGAGAAATACTTGTTG TTGCATGATATCTCAGAGTCGGAATTTCTAACTGAGGCTGAGATCCTTTGTGATGTTGTATGCCTGGTATATGATGTCAGTAACCCCAAATCCTTTGAATACTGTGCCAGGATTTTTAAG CAACACTTTATGGACAGCAGAATACCTTGCTTAATCGTAGCTGCAAAGTCAGACCTGCATGAAGTTAAACAAGAATACAGTATTTCACCTACTGATTTCTGCAGGAAACACAAAATGCCTCCACCACAAGCCTTCACTTGCAATACTACTGATGCACCCAGTAAAGATATCTTTGTTAAATTGACAACCATGGCCATGTACCC AGAGGATCATTACAGAGACAGACTCTCCCGAGACACGGGCAACACTGATAGAATAGAGAATTTGAGAAAAATCTGGGTCTTTCTAAAAACTGCTTT GCACGTGACACAAGCTGACCTCAAGAGCTCCACGTTTTGGCTTCGAGCAAGTTTTGGTGCTACCGTTTTTGCAGTTTTGGGCTTTGCTATGTACAAAGCATTATTGAAACAGCGatga
- the RHOT1 gene encoding mitochondrial Rho GTPase 1 isoform X8, giving the protein MRAGRDRPLRAADMKKDVRILLVGEPRVGKTSLIMSLVSEEFPEEVPPRAEEITIPADVTPERVPTHIVDYSEAEQSDEQLHQEISQANVICIVYAVNNKHSIDKVTSRWIPLINERTDKDSRLPLILVGNKSDLVEYSSMETILPIMNQYTEIETCVECSAKNLKNISELFYYAQKAVLHPTGPLYCPEEKEMKPACVKALTRIFKISDQDNDGTLNDAELNFFQRICFNTPLAPQALEDVKNVVRKHISDGVADSGLTLKGFLFLHTLFIQRGRHETTWTVLRRFGYDDDLDLTPEYLFPLLKIPPDCTTELNHHAYLFLQSTFDKHDLDRDCALSPDELKDLFKVFPYIPWGPDVNNTVCTNERGWITYQGFLSQWTLTTYLDVQRCLEYLGYLGYSILTEQESQASAITVTRDKKIDLQKKQTQRNVFRCNVIGVKNCGKSGVLQALLGRNLTRQKKIRDDHKSYYAINTVYVYGQEKYLLLHDISESEFLTEAEILCDVVCLVYDVSNPKSFEYCARIFKQHFMDSRIPCLIVAAKSDLHEVKQEYSISPTDFCRKHKMPPPQAFTCNTTDAPSKDIFVKLTTMAMYPHVTQADLKSSTFWLRASFGATVFAVLGFAMYKALLKQR; this is encoded by the exons ctAGAGTTGGGAAGACGTCACTGATTATGTCTCTGGTCAGTGAAGAATTCCCAGAAGAG GTTCCTCCCCGGGCAGAAGAAATCACCATTCCAGCTGATGTCACCCCTGAGAGAGTCCCCACGCACATCGTAGATTACTCAG AAGCAGAACAGAGTGATGAACAACTTCATCAAGAAATCTCACAG gCTAATGTCATCTGCATAGTTTATGCTGTTAACAACAAGCACTCTATTGATAAG gtAACAAGTCGATGGATTCCTCTCATAAATGAAAGAACGGACAAAGACAGCag GCTGCCTTTGATATTAGTTGGAAACAAATCTGATCTGGTGGAATATAGTAGTATGGAGACCATCCTTCCTATTATGAACCAGTATACAGAAATAGAAACCTGTGTGGAG tgttcAGCAAAGAACCTGAAGAACATATCAGAGCTCTTTTATTACGCACAGAAAGCTGTTCTTCATCCAACAGGGCCCCTGTACTGCCCAGAGGAGAAAGAG ATGAAGCCAGCCTGTGTAAAAGCCCTTACtcgtatatttaaaatatctgatcAGGATAATGATGGCACTCTCAATGATGCTGAACTCAACTTTTTTCAG agaATTTGTTTCAACACTCCATTAGCTCCTCAAGCTCTGGAAGATGTCAAGAATGTGGTCAGAAAACATATAAGTGATGGTGTAGCCGATAGTGGATTGACACTGAAAG GTTTCCTTTTTTTACATACACTTTTTATCCAGAGAGGGAGACATGAAACTACTTGGACTGTGCTTCGACGATTTGGTTATGACGACGATCTGGATTTGACACCTGAATATTTATTTCCCTT GCTAAAAATACCTCCTGATTGCACTACTGAATTAAATCATCATGCATATTTGTTTCTCCAGAGTACTTTTGACAAGCATGATTTG GATAGAGACTGTGCTTTGTCACCTGATGAGCTTAAAGATTTGTTTAAAGTTTTCCCTTACATACCTTGGGGGCCAGATGTGAATAACACAGTTTGTACAAATGAAAGAGGCTGGATCACCTACCAGGGATTCCTTTCCCAGTGGAC GCTCACGACCTATTTAGATGTGCAGCGGTGCCTGGAGTATTTGGGTTACCTTGGCTATTCAATATTGACTGAACAAGAGTCACAAGCTTCAGCGATCACAG taacgaGAGATAAAAAAATAGACCTTCAgaaaaaacagactcaaagaaaTGTATTCAGATGTAATGTAATTGGGGTGAAAAACTGTGGGAAGAGTGGAGTTCTTCAGGCTCTTCTTGGGAGAAACTTAACG aGGCAGAAGAAGATTCGTGATGATCATAAATCTTACTATGCGATTAACACTGTTTATGTATATGGACAGGAGAAATACTTGTTG TTGCATGATATCTCAGAGTCGGAATTTCTAACTGAGGCTGAGATCCTTTGTGATGTTGTATGCCTGGTATATGATGTCAGTAACCCCAAATCCTTTGAATACTGTGCCAGGATTTTTAAG CAACACTTTATGGACAGCAGAATACCTTGCTTAATCGTAGCTGCAAAGTCAGACCTGCATGAAGTTAAACAAGAATACAGTATTTCACCTACTGATTTCTGCAGGAAACACAAAATGCCTCCACCACAAGCCTTCACTTGCAATACTACTGATGCACCCAGTAAAGATATCTTTGTTAAATTGACAACCATGGCCATGTACCC GCACGTGACACAAGCTGACCTCAAGAGCTCCACGTTTTGGCTTCGAGCAAGTTTTGGTGCTACCGTTTTTGCAGTTTTGGGCTTTGCTATGTACAAAGCATTATTGAAACAGCGatga
- the RHOT1 gene encoding mitochondrial Rho GTPase 1 isoform X6, which translates to MRAGRDRPLRAADMKKDVRILLVGEPRVGKTSLIMSLVSEEFPEEVPPRAEEITIPADVTPERVPTHIVDYSEAEQSDEQLHQEISQANVICIVYAVNNKHSIDKVTSRWIPLINERTDKDSRLPLILVGNKSDLVEYSSMETILPIMNQYTEIETCVECSAKNLKNISELFYYAQKAVLHPTGPLYCPEEKEMKPACVKALTRIFKISDQDNDGTLNDAELNFFQRICFNTPLAPQALEDVKNVVRKHISDGVADSGLTLKGFLFLHTLFIQRGRHETTWTVLRRFGYDDDLDLTPEYLFPLLKIPPDCTTELNHHAYLFLQSTFDKHDLDRDCALSPDELKDLFKVFPYIPWGPDVNNTVCTNERGWITYQGFLSQWTLTTYLDVQRCLEYLGYLGYSILTEQESQASAITVTRDKKIDLQKKQTQRNVFRCNVIGVKNCGKSGVLQALLGRNLTRQKKIRDDHKSYYAINTVYVYGQEKYLLLHDISESEFLTEAEILCDVVCLVYDVSNPKSFEYCARIFKQHFMDSRIPCLIVAAKSDLHEVKQEYSISPTDFCRKHKMPPPQAFTCNTTDAPSKDIFVKLTTMAMYPEDHYRDRLSRDTGNTDRIENLRKIWVFLKTAFHARLRCMCTCNRCTFCICQNFLNSDLLQSVKNKIFTAVLNSFSSTL; encoded by the exons ctAGAGTTGGGAAGACGTCACTGATTATGTCTCTGGTCAGTGAAGAATTCCCAGAAGAG GTTCCTCCCCGGGCAGAAGAAATCACCATTCCAGCTGATGTCACCCCTGAGAGAGTCCCCACGCACATCGTAGATTACTCAG AAGCAGAACAGAGTGATGAACAACTTCATCAAGAAATCTCACAG gCTAATGTCATCTGCATAGTTTATGCTGTTAACAACAAGCACTCTATTGATAAG gtAACAAGTCGATGGATTCCTCTCATAAATGAAAGAACGGACAAAGACAGCag GCTGCCTTTGATATTAGTTGGAAACAAATCTGATCTGGTGGAATATAGTAGTATGGAGACCATCCTTCCTATTATGAACCAGTATACAGAAATAGAAACCTGTGTGGAG tgttcAGCAAAGAACCTGAAGAACATATCAGAGCTCTTTTATTACGCACAGAAAGCTGTTCTTCATCCAACAGGGCCCCTGTACTGCCCAGAGGAGAAAGAG ATGAAGCCAGCCTGTGTAAAAGCCCTTACtcgtatatttaaaatatctgatcAGGATAATGATGGCACTCTCAATGATGCTGAACTCAACTTTTTTCAG agaATTTGTTTCAACACTCCATTAGCTCCTCAAGCTCTGGAAGATGTCAAGAATGTGGTCAGAAAACATATAAGTGATGGTGTAGCCGATAGTGGATTGACACTGAAAG GTTTCCTTTTTTTACATACACTTTTTATCCAGAGAGGGAGACATGAAACTACTTGGACTGTGCTTCGACGATTTGGTTATGACGACGATCTGGATTTGACACCTGAATATTTATTTCCCTT GCTAAAAATACCTCCTGATTGCACTACTGAATTAAATCATCATGCATATTTGTTTCTCCAGAGTACTTTTGACAAGCATGATTTG GATAGAGACTGTGCTTTGTCACCTGATGAGCTTAAAGATTTGTTTAAAGTTTTCCCTTACATACCTTGGGGGCCAGATGTGAATAACACAGTTTGTACAAATGAAAGAGGCTGGATCACCTACCAGGGATTCCTTTCCCAGTGGAC GCTCACGACCTATTTAGATGTGCAGCGGTGCCTGGAGTATTTGGGTTACCTTGGCTATTCAATATTGACTGAACAAGAGTCACAAGCTTCAGCGATCACAG taacgaGAGATAAAAAAATAGACCTTCAgaaaaaacagactcaaagaaaTGTATTCAGATGTAATGTAATTGGGGTGAAAAACTGTGGGAAGAGTGGAGTTCTTCAGGCTCTTCTTGGGAGAAACTTAACG aGGCAGAAGAAGATTCGTGATGATCATAAATCTTACTATGCGATTAACACTGTTTATGTATATGGACAGGAGAAATACTTGTTG TTGCATGATATCTCAGAGTCGGAATTTCTAACTGAGGCTGAGATCCTTTGTGATGTTGTATGCCTGGTATATGATGTCAGTAACCCCAAATCCTTTGAATACTGTGCCAGGATTTTTAAG CAACACTTTATGGACAGCAGAATACCTTGCTTAATCGTAGCTGCAAAGTCAGACCTGCATGAAGTTAAACAAGAATACAGTATTTCACCTACTGATTTCTGCAGGAAACACAAAATGCCTCCACCACAAGCCTTCACTTGCAATACTACTGATGCACCCAGTAAAGATATCTTTGTTAAATTGACAACCATGGCCATGTACCC AGAGGATCATTACAGAGACAGACTCTCCCGAGACACGGGCAACACTGATAGAATAGAGAATTTGAGAAAAATCTGGGTCTTTCTAAAAACTGCTTT CCATGCCCGGTTACGCTGTATGTGCACCTGCAACAGGTGTACATTTTGCATCTGTCAGAACTTCCTCAACTCAGACTTGCTGCAATCTGTAAAGAACAAAATCTTCACTGCAGTTCTTAACAG TTTTAGTTCTACCCTTTAG
- the RHOT1 gene encoding mitochondrial Rho GTPase 1 isoform X5, which produces MRAGRDRPLRAADMKKDVRILLVGEPRVGKTSLIMSLVSEEFPEEVPPRAEEITIPADVTPERVPTHIVDYSEAEQSDEQLHQEISQANVICIVYAVNNKHSIDKVTSRWIPLINERTDKDSRLPLILVGNKSDLVEYSSMETILPIMNQYTEIETCVECSAKNLKNISELFYYAQKAVLHPTGPLYCPEEKEMKPACVKALTRIFKISDQDNDGTLNDAELNFFQRICFNTPLAPQALEDVKNVVRKHISDGVADSGLTLKGFLFLHTLFIQRGRHETTWTVLRRFGYDDDLDLTPEYLFPLLKIPPDCTTELNHHAYLFLQSTFDKHDLDRDCALSPDELKDLFKVFPYIPWGPDVNNTVCTNERGWITYQGFLSQWTLTTYLDVQRCLEYLGYLGYSILTEQESQASAITVTRDKKIDLQKKQTQRNVFRCNVIGVKNCGKSGVLQALLGRNLTRQKKIRDDHKSYYAINTVYVYGQEKYLLLHDISESEFLTEAEILCDVVCLVYDVSNPKSFEYCARIFKQHFMDSRIPCLIVAAKSDLHEVKQEYSISPTDFCRKHKMPPPQAFTCNTTDAPSKDIFVKLTTMAMYPHARLRCMCTCNRCTFCICQNFLNSDLLQSVKNKIFTAVLNRHVTQADLKSSTFWLRASFGATVFAVLGFAMYKALLKQR; this is translated from the exons ctAGAGTTGGGAAGACGTCACTGATTATGTCTCTGGTCAGTGAAGAATTCCCAGAAGAG GTTCCTCCCCGGGCAGAAGAAATCACCATTCCAGCTGATGTCACCCCTGAGAGAGTCCCCACGCACATCGTAGATTACTCAG AAGCAGAACAGAGTGATGAACAACTTCATCAAGAAATCTCACAG gCTAATGTCATCTGCATAGTTTATGCTGTTAACAACAAGCACTCTATTGATAAG gtAACAAGTCGATGGATTCCTCTCATAAATGAAAGAACGGACAAAGACAGCag GCTGCCTTTGATATTAGTTGGAAACAAATCTGATCTGGTGGAATATAGTAGTATGGAGACCATCCTTCCTATTATGAACCAGTATACAGAAATAGAAACCTGTGTGGAG tgttcAGCAAAGAACCTGAAGAACATATCAGAGCTCTTTTATTACGCACAGAAAGCTGTTCTTCATCCAACAGGGCCCCTGTACTGCCCAGAGGAGAAAGAG ATGAAGCCAGCCTGTGTAAAAGCCCTTACtcgtatatttaaaatatctgatcAGGATAATGATGGCACTCTCAATGATGCTGAACTCAACTTTTTTCAG agaATTTGTTTCAACACTCCATTAGCTCCTCAAGCTCTGGAAGATGTCAAGAATGTGGTCAGAAAACATATAAGTGATGGTGTAGCCGATAGTGGATTGACACTGAAAG GTTTCCTTTTTTTACATACACTTTTTATCCAGAGAGGGAGACATGAAACTACTTGGACTGTGCTTCGACGATTTGGTTATGACGACGATCTGGATTTGACACCTGAATATTTATTTCCCTT GCTAAAAATACCTCCTGATTGCACTACTGAATTAAATCATCATGCATATTTGTTTCTCCAGAGTACTTTTGACAAGCATGATTTG GATAGAGACTGTGCTTTGTCACCTGATGAGCTTAAAGATTTGTTTAAAGTTTTCCCTTACATACCTTGGGGGCCAGATGTGAATAACACAGTTTGTACAAATGAAAGAGGCTGGATCACCTACCAGGGATTCCTTTCCCAGTGGAC GCTCACGACCTATTTAGATGTGCAGCGGTGCCTGGAGTATTTGGGTTACCTTGGCTATTCAATATTGACTGAACAAGAGTCACAAGCTTCAGCGATCACAG taacgaGAGATAAAAAAATAGACCTTCAgaaaaaacagactcaaagaaaTGTATTCAGATGTAATGTAATTGGGGTGAAAAACTGTGGGAAGAGTGGAGTTCTTCAGGCTCTTCTTGGGAGAAACTTAACG aGGCAGAAGAAGATTCGTGATGATCATAAATCTTACTATGCGATTAACACTGTTTATGTATATGGACAGGAGAAATACTTGTTG TTGCATGATATCTCAGAGTCGGAATTTCTAACTGAGGCTGAGATCCTTTGTGATGTTGTATGCCTGGTATATGATGTCAGTAACCCCAAATCCTTTGAATACTGTGCCAGGATTTTTAAG CAACACTTTATGGACAGCAGAATACCTTGCTTAATCGTAGCTGCAAAGTCAGACCTGCATGAAGTTAAACAAGAATACAGTATTTCACCTACTGATTTCTGCAGGAAACACAAAATGCCTCCACCACAAGCCTTCACTTGCAATACTACTGATGCACCCAGTAAAGATATCTTTGTTAAATTGACAACCATGGCCATGTACCC CCATGCCCGGTTACGCTGTATGTGCACCTGCAACAGGTGTACATTTTGCATCTGTCAGAACTTCCTCAACTCAGACTTGCTGCAATCTGTAAAGAACAAAATCTTCACTGCAGTTCTTAACAG GCACGTGACACAAGCTGACCTCAAGAGCTCCACGTTTTGGCTTCGAGCAAGTTTTGGTGCTACCGTTTTTGCAGTTTTGGGCTTTGCTATGTACAAAGCATTATTGAAACAGCGatga